Genomic segment of Arctopsyche grandis isolate Sample6627 chromosome 11, ASM5162203v2, whole genome shotgun sequence:
actgaaatcagtgcatgccaggagtcaaagggggcccccacccagggttaaaaaaatttgtccccccccccccatataacaaaattttcttctttccatcacgctaaaaatcaagggcaaaaaataaataaaattttcaaaaatgggaatatacaaatttaggtacaagaaaaatggcaaaagcaaaatagatccataaattacattgtatatttcgttttaatccttgtcatataatgcatcataaaagaatgcggcataaattCGGCTTGgcttgggggggcaggcaaagattggtcaaattgaattttttttcaaaaaatcttttttatatcggaataaaaatggaaaatataaaatatgaaaaaattaagcttatttttgaaaaaataattataaaaaaatattatgtaaaaagccaaaaaagcgccgcagacgaaaatttttttccaaaaatcttcacatggttaacaaaaatcgaccatcaaaatgtatcactatatcaaaaaatatacgaacattcggaaaaataaacgatacacatctgtttttgagacaaaataaagtaaaggggacctttctaacgattcgctccatgggatgaacaatttctaagaatgttactaatggcataccacttaaaaaccaaaatatacttgcttcaaaataataaaatctttttttttcaaagcacatagcagcgattattttattagttacccaaaagtaacatatgtacataagaaataaacgcagcattcatagatccatagtatctcattaatcattaaatccataatattttctaaattcacactattccttaatttaggggggcgagtgcccccccaaattacgtccctgaaaacaaaaaatgcataatattttcaattaatgttaatcgaaaatcaggattttggggagggggcccctatcctatgtttctatatacatggatttgtctagattaggaatagatttaatattcggaaactgtttaaaattgtgtatttaaatcttactatatcgtcgaagtataatcaaatgttattttgaaagtatgtatgaagtaaatttaaatcgctggttgatgatgaatcgtcctatcaaaattgttttaagcaattcagtttatattattcagggaaatttgtttattcccatttttatttcagtaggtagttgttacataggtattggtatatgcataatattgaggttggaaatgggcccggtaaaagggcccacgcaaatgttgaaacttacatttcgagcctaataaaaaaagttaaccgatccttgggctgttaaagcaggcattagttgtttgtgtatatcgtaagaaatttgttttgttgaaatacccaaactctaggtcccaaagtgcaatatcctataaatttttacacacgtgaaaatagttaaattaaaaagttatttaattttactgagggcccatattttctaacggatagtgggacccacatgccatcgggcatgtacgcttgtatggccagtccgccactgaatGCAACCATTTGTTCGATTGAATAGCAACTGACAGCTGTCACCCGTTGGCCATGTTTACGTACTTTTTTTGCGATTTTCTCTTGGCCGTAACACGCGTTATTCATTACATGACCTTAATTTCAGAGGTTTATTTTACGGTAAACGGAGTATTATAAACGGATGTTCcgtaatcgagattttagtgacttgcgcgagatcgatTCTTGCGGAATAATCAGCGAACCGTATTTTGCTGGTaagtctatttttgtcaatatttatataaaacggcGAGTATCTATGGTTCAGTATACAAGTGGttagtattaataataaaaggtcagtatttaaacACAAATGGACGGTTTTAatggtaagttttttttttttttttttgaagaatggCCAATATTACTTTTTGATCTCAATAGACAATTTCATCCAACAGGTACTGTTATTTGCTGtggcgaatgtacatatgtcagatttttattatactgtccatttgttatctatactgaaatttaataatataatactgttgcgtggacgtgaagagggggcttccagaatcggagagaaagacgcaggagggattgtagaaggtgtttatttgtgtgctctcgtcggcgctccaggtcggaatggtttccaagctgagagcgccccatatttatacccgttgggcgcaacatacatacatacataccagtggcggctcgtccatatgggctgcgggaCTGCAGTCCCccccagtacagtacaaatgcatgctatttttgccgttTACACAAGCTGccggctgcagacctcccagtatagtacatatgcatgctatttttgttttcattcgatcaccggtttggttaacgagctactacagcctgatttATCTCTGCAGCCCCACCACTATGAATTTTCACCAGCCGCTActgatacatacacatgtaaactattggtcgatgagtgtaAGTTGATGAGTTAAAATGAATTGTCTATTGAGACCAAAAAGTAATATTGGCCattcttcaaaaaaataaaaaacttaccaTTAAAACCGTCCATTTGTgtttaaatactgaccttttattattaatagtaaCCACTTGTATACTGAACGATAGATACTCgccgttatatataaatattgactatttaatataaatattgacaaaaatagacttATCAGTAAAATACGGTTCGCTGATTATTCCGCAAGAatcgatctcgcgcaagtcactaaaatctcaattaCGGAACATCCGTTTATAATAGTCCGTTTAACGTAAAATAAACCTCTGAAATTAAGGTCATGTAATGAATAACGCGTGTTACGGCCAAGAGAAAATCGCAAAAAAAGTACGTAAACATGGCCAACGGGTGACAGCTGTCAGTTGCTATTCAATTGAACAAATGGTTGCATTATTCCAAGATAACACATTTCAAGAATGcttgaaaacaattttcaacCCATTATTCTATCTAACTTAAGAAAGTATAGTAAAATTAAATGTGCAATTTATTTTTCGCTACTCTTCATAGTCGCTACCTTAACTTTCAGGTTagatatttacaataaattttaaacaagtTAAAACTAACTACATATATCCATTTACACGACCCGTCGTAAgtaatttttactaattatttatattgcaaaattaaaacGCAAATGAAAGTTTTTCAACATATTGAAAATCAGGTCAATTTCTTATCAAGTCCGATGACTTCACATACACTTATACTCTGCCaaataaatcgattttattttttcagcgtTACAGGTGCCGTTTGTTTCGTAATTAGTTACATCCTCGGATTTGTATTATTCTATTCGATTTTAAAGTTCAAATTTAGCATAATACAATTTCTATTAAAACCAATCGTTACATTCAGGCGATCTAAAGAGGCCACAATTAACAGTCAATACGCTGTAAAGGTGAGTAATTTGTctgttcatatataatatatgtatgtatatcatgccCTGGTGACTGATAGTAACTATTGTGTGTTTTTAAAGGTGTGTAACATTTGCGAAAATGAAAATTGTTTACGGCATTTGGGCAACAACTGTCAAGAACCGTGGATCAACCTTCATGTTCATAAACAACTCGACCAGTCTAtagaaaatgtaattataaatttacaccATTCAATACGCTGTTGCCATTATCTTGTAATAATCTTATGTGTTTAAAAACTTCCAGTTTTATAACATTATCATTAGAAAATTTATTATCCCGTGGTATTGCAAATTGACGAAAGAAGAAACCTTACTTGTTGAAATCCGCTTCCTTTTGCGATATGCTTCCAGTTCATTATTTAATCGAGTTTTGAAGGTATCTTTCaactgtttcaatttttttacataatattttagatttaaatatatttttaaatattgttttgtttAGGTGAATATTGGACAACTTATTACGAATAAGCTCATACCGTGTGCACTGCGTCACTACACTTTGTGCAATGAGGCAAAAAAGCTTATGGAAATGAAAGGAATAGATAGTTTAGAGAAAGCAGCTCTTTTGGGACCATTGAAGTATAATTTACATCCGGCTCTTACTAGTAGAAAGCAAGAACTTCAGTACTTAAAGTTTATTACGGAAGCGATAATGCCATTTTTACTTCCGAAGAAACACATGAACAGCAAGTTAGTTATTTAGGGCTACTTATAAGCATCTATGAGTGATCGTTGGCTGACTCTTTCCAGGCGAAATCGTTAATAGAACATgaaactcgcctttacagatcgctccaatgcgacgagtgcacttatacagatacaatacaggcaattaatatacataagcattttatgcaTGCGAATGCATACAAAAATCaacagtgacatctattgagaaaattttgcagcattttatattcaaattggcgaacttcaagacgctgaatagcttgagattagcaagagattGATagcgtataaatatattaaaatgaattattacatttcaataaatcaaaTGGTTAGCCTTGAAACCAATGCCGATTTTGTTGACGGTATAATAAACTGACTTTTTATCCGGAAAGAGTTTATCTAATGACACATGTTTATCTAatggtcaaaatattattatttgataattaaaatgTGCTATCTATTTACAGATTATTCAAAATACTGATTCAAGACATATTTTCCGGGTGGGTTTTACTATCGCTAACTGACATATTGGCCGATCCTAGTATCATCAATACATTAGTAATTTTAGCAACGGGTGACAGGAAAATGTCCAAATTGCCTGATCTTCCAAATCATCATGTAAAAATCAACACGAAATAATCCCATTTACatgcattttgaaatattaaagtgtatttttttgttttgtttatatttcaggtggaatttttacaaaattttattaaaaaaaataattataaacaaatgaGACTATTAAATTTAGAAGTTTCGGACATGTTGAAAACTCCTGAATATCTGTATGCTTTTATGCAATTCATGAAATCCGAAGGAAAAATTCATCTTTTACAATTTTGTTTGGATATCGGTATGAAAATTGTGTTGTATttcaatatgaatttaatttttgatgctTATCAAgtgtttattcaattattttagatGAATTCAACAAGAGGATGCTTCAACCGGAGATGAACGAAACGGAAAAAGAAGCCTTATTTAAATGTGCTAGTGAATTATATAATAACTATTTTTCTCATAAGAGTATGTCGTTTATTCCGTTCGACATAGAGTATATAGAACAATTTAGTATTATATTGAATTACGGTCCAATGAATATAGCCAAGTTGCAAACTAGTAAAGTTATCTACGAGTCGTACGACTATGTGTTCACGCTTTTGGATCGAGAGTGGGCGCCCAAATTCTTCGACAGTCAAGAGGTACTAAATTGATAAACCTCTTACGTGACATTAATGTAATGATCATTTAAATTAACATATCATTATTTGCATTTTAGTTTTATAACTTAGTCATGCCAAACGTGGTCGCCGAACCTAAAAAGCCACCGCCGAATTCGTAAGTATAGACTGATTGGCAAAAATGTACTATAGAATAATCCTcactatgtaatatgtatgtaaatgcactATTTTGTTTCGAATCGAGACTACCTGCCTTATTTATCAGCTCGTGCGCCCTACTGGCATTTCAAATAGTAACGCTTAcaaatatcaatcaaagtgctcTATACTATATGGCTCATACAAACTTGTTTCACATATAAATTCACTGTTAGTGCACCAGATTTATCCGTCATACACACTGCTTGTTTGTGTACTATTGTGCCGCAACGCAAGCTTTTCAATTCTGTAACTAACTCTCATACTTGGATATTACAAGAAATGACATTCAAATTGAGACGGACATCTTATTAGAGCTCAAAAATCAGTTTAAAAGACATGAGTCAAGCGACTTGCTGATTGCTGATTACATGCTAGGGTGGTAGTCGATGAAATTACACCTAGATAAgttaagatttttaaaaatatgtctaaGCTTCCCACAAACCGACGCTAATAAAACGCATCGTAAAAAACACACTCGCTTAACATTTTATATGGCTTGTGGGAGGcttaattctacatatataatgtgtattCGATATTATACCAcattaaacatatttataagtgtgtgcgtgtgtgtgtgttccaTTTTAAGGACGTTGCTTCCGAACAAATCAGAAGTCAACAAAAGGATTGAAAACAATCCATCGCTGATTGTGAAACCACTGTCGAAGCTGAAGGACGCCTTTAAGTCTCAAGCTATCGACGGTCAGTTTCTGGATTTGAGCGATATGTCGAGTAAAACTGGCAGCGAGGGAGATCTAAGCGACGGTGCAGATATGGAGATGCAGTATTCGGACATCCTTGCAAATTATACGAGGCTCAAAAACAAAGACATGAGCACGTGGAAGGTCTCAATTGAGGACGTCGTCGAAAAGAAGGTTAAATCTTAATTCAAATAAGCTAATTTTATCCGTAGAAACTGAACTGATAACTGTAAATCAAACTGCAGGCTACAAATAAAACTGGGTCTTTGGACTGGTTCCTTATCATCGTGAACAAAGTAGACCCTCACGGTATGGGCGATGATAGTCAGTGGATCGTGGAAAGAACTGATAATGACATTTACGTTCTGAAGGAGAAACTAGTAGAGTTTCACGGAGAAGCAACGCTAGGAGACTATAATATACCTTCGAAGAGGTGAAACTTTATACTATGTGCTTGAAAACTAATGCAAGCGACGTACTGATAAAATTTGTGTTGCTTTCAGGTTCAAAACACCGGCTGATATTCGcaagaaaaaatatgaaaagttcGTGCAGCACATTATGCTTATACCTTTGCTCCGTTGCAGCAATTTATTGCACATGTTTTTGACGGCCGATGCCGATTTTACATTCCTCGCTGAACAGGCCAAGTCGGACTCGTCGAATTTTCCCGACATCAGCAGCCTGTATCAGACTGTGACGCACAAACTGCGAAAAGAGAGAGGGCAGCATTTGGATACTTTTTTGCAAGCGTTTTTAGTGTCCACTGACGTCATATACTATCAGTCTTTGTAAGTTCGAAAGGTTTCGGTGATAATATTTTGAGGTTAAGTTTACATATGAGGATGATGCAGTATTGCTTATGTACGGTGTGTTATTGTAGGAATGAAGAAAAGAAAGGAAAAGAAGGAGAGTGTGATGAAGAAGCCACCGATGTCGTGAACGATGTCACGTTTGCGTCTCCGGAAACTAGTGCGTTTGAAAAACGCTTGTCGAGAAGCGTTTTTgagaataattttaatgttttagatTCAGAAAGTAATTTCCCGTCGCTCTGCACTAAAGATGGTGATGACACAAATTGGAATTTCACCTCGTGCGCACTCTTTATACGTAAGTGAATCGTTTTTGTGgattatgtatgtttgaaatttgtttatttatttacatattagccacagtgacattatagaatactctaacgcgtcactgtgccCAGATATATTAGCataatgcaaatactatatataagaaaattagcgagacatgtATGTGGTAAAGAttcctgacagatgacgctgttcaggaccacggttgggatgtggcggttaagatgaagatcaaacacgtgcgttttcagtcatgttgtttattaagacgatacgtgtggaggtttagcgaccaaccgcgcggagcgcaggtccaactgcgactaaccgttatatctctgccccttttcatccccttctcacaatcaatcgtaacatactctttctcagcctttcgttcaattcaaACCCTACATATATGCTATAGATCAGGGGTCCCCAACCTTTTTGGAAAATGGGCCGGTTCAGAATTTCAAAATGTATGGAGGGCcgaatgaaaataaatcttATTGGAATCCAATTTGAACAAATTTGCACATGTGGAACTGACCAATTTTCAGAGTGTGCACGTGCAAAAGATCAACTATGACGTTCCTTTCAGAATCCCATTTGGGATTCTCTCAAAAGACGTTTAATTTTAACCAGGGCTTTTTTTTGAAGACAAAAAGGGGCCGTAACTCActtcttgtcaagttttttGTTGGAAAAGATGATATTCAAATTAtgttatatagaatattcgtttgaaacataaataATGCTGAGAAAAAATGTTGCCAAaacgccgttccaccgcgttGCATGGGAAAAAACCCTGGTTTTCACTACCTGGAACCCTGAAAGCAATATTTTTAACCGAAATCGTCAAGGCAATATTTCGAAACTATTTTTTCTCATTAAAATATCACTAGTAGGCCAAAAGGACCGAGGGCCGTAGATTGGGGACACCtgctataaataatacatttttgaaatcatattcaaacagtggtgacgtagtgggtaggatggtttttgccaatttaatggatgaaccgcttcaacaatgtaatcagataaattggcaaactctggtcgGAAattatcgacttggagtcacaaagaCTTAAATCACCAGCAGCAGTAATGATTATACTTAGAATAAATTCTTCTgaatcgcggtcagctcacgggatcgaacccggcgacctatcggtgcttagtatcaacacaaccactgagccatgctgctggctaaatggcGAGAAGCAGTTAGCAGAAGCAGGCCCGGGGCGTTACAAATTTCTGGAGATCCCTATACAAATATACTAGGCTGGGTTCCAAACGTACCCCCATTCCACATAACATATTTTCCAATTAAAacagatattttttgtattgtattatatatcgtgaataaaatatgataaagctcttctttttgaaatttgaatttgaaatatgaaaaccaCGAGAATGTGGAAGCTATAGTATCCGATTTATGATAAGAACACTCAAAGGCACGGGACGCATAGATGGACCCCAGCTATAATGGGTGTGTTTTTATgttattgttaattcgtacgatcttgtTATTTCGACAAgattctcttacatttcttcaaatatgggaatcaccgctatcgatcactaatcaatacaaggataaaatatcaccgaaaacactacagGAGGAATTTTCAGAacttaaaactatctaaaaaaaaaatttgcggCATACTTGTGTTTTCACCTTTAGACTGATTTAAATCAACGATTTTCAACCGCCGTTCGCAGACTAAAAGTTTTATGTCGGTTGCTGAATGAAGACTAAAACTTATGCTTAATGCACTTTCGGAAATGCGTACGTGCTCGCATACACGCTCCTATTGACGTTTATTATCGTCTGTGATATCTTGAGAAAACAATAAAAGTAATACGTTATTTGCACATCAAGTTCAAGGCGAGGAACTGAAATTCCTGCTATAAATAAGTTCTGGCCAATGAGTGTAAATATGGAGCATCTTGGAAATGTGATGCATTCAGTAAAATAACGAACGCTTTTTCTTCAGAAAGTGATTTAACTTGTTGAATTGGTATAGAAAAACTATAAAATGATCAAAAATGTTTGGGCTAAAGAAGCGTGGAGCCCCACTACTAAACAAGtgccaaaaatttaaatatttgtcggCTGCAATGGTTGAACGAATGTTTCTATTGTACAAAATAGTCATCCAAGACAGTCAGTTTCTCATCTTATGTTTACGACTTCAGTTTCAGAGATATTTCAGACTCATCAGTGCATCATCAGCTTCGTAGATGCTCTTTTCCAAAATGGCGAGACGCATATCAATGACTACTTCAATGATTTCCTCAACGCTATTCTTTGTAAAGTTTTGTCACCTTCGCGATTAGGCTATCTAATCAAACTTGGACAAGGTACTTTAACATTTTACGATTGTACTACTactttaatattgaatatatcacTTGAATCATCATCTATTGCAGATTTAATATTCGAAGATATACTTCCGTCAACGTTGAAATTAGGCCGTTCGAGAAAAGTCGACATCGCTAGATCTCAACTGCAGAACGCTTTTCCATTTTTCGTCACCGCATTAATGGGTCCAAACTTTTT
This window contains:
- the LOC143919441 gene encoding sorting nexin-14-like, yielding MLENNFQPIILSNLRKYSKIKCAIYFSLLFIVATLTFSVTGAVCFVISYILGFVLFYSILKFKFSIIQFLLKPIVTFRRSKEATINSQYAVKVCNICENENCLRHLGNNCQEPWINLHVHKQLDQSIENFYNIIIRKFIIPWYCKLTKEETLLVEIRFLLRYASSSLFNRVLKVNIGQLITNKLIPCALRHYTLCNEAKKLMEMKGIDSLEKAALLGPLKYNLHPALTSRKQELQYLKFITEAIMPFLLPKKHMNSKLFKILIQDIFSGWVLLSLTDILADPSIINTLVILATGDRKMSKLPDLPNHHVEFLQNFIKKNNYKQMRLLNLEVSDMLKTPEYLYAFMQFMKSEGKIHLLQFCLDIDEFNKRMLQPEMNETEKEALFKCASELYNNYFSHKSMSFIPFDIEYIEQFSIILNYGPMNIAKLQTSKVIYESYDYVFTLLDREWAPKFFDSQEFYNLVMPNVVAEPKKPPPNSTLLPNKSEVNKRIENNPSLIVKPLSKLKDAFKSQAIDGQFLDLSDMSSKTGSEGDLSDGADMEMQYSDILANYTRLKNKDMSTWKVSIEDVVEKKATNKTGSLDWFLIIVNKVDPHGMGDDSQWIVERTDNDIYVLKEKLVEFHGEATLGDYNIPSKRFKTPADIRKKKYEKFVQHIMLIPLLRCSNLLHMFLTADADFTFLAEQAKSDSSNFPDISSLYQTVTHKLRKERGQHLDTFLQAFLVSTDVIYYQSLNEEKKGKEGECDEEATDVVNDVTFASPETSAFEKRLSRSVFENNFNVLDSESNFPSLCTKDGDDTNWNFTSCALFILSEIFQTHQCIISFVDALFQNGETHINDYFNDFLNAILCKVLSPSRLGYLIKLGQDLIFEDILPSTLKLGRSRKVDIARSQLQNAFPFFVTALMGPNFLKGADTLFEFLQNPQLNKQFVYNMFDVVLLEVFPELENSFASTSNS